A genomic segment from Deltaproteobacteria bacterium encodes:
- a CDS encoding DUF1259 domain-containing protein, with protein MLILAVAIARSAAAEEPDTELIAKITGLKPDVKNGIAKISVPRGDLGAVIDGAKMQPFQGLTSWAAFQAAGDKTIVMGDMTLTEPQVNPTMSAALDNGLEVTALHNHFFFDRPHVFFMHIGGVGTTEQLATGVRKALDAANAAQRGTGFGGVSIPTKSTIDPKPLETILGASAQAKDGIAKFSFGRKTSMHGAEVGEAMGVNTWAAFAGSQRAAVVDGDFAMLEDELQDVLKALRHANINIVAIHNHMTHEQPRIMFLHFWAKGPAEELARGVKSALDTQKK; from the coding sequence CTGCTTATCCTCGCTGTGGCCATAGCGAGGAGTGCCGCGGCCGAGGAGCCCGACACGGAGCTGATCGCGAAGATCACTGGCCTCAAGCCGGATGTGAAGAACGGCATCGCGAAGATCAGCGTGCCACGCGGGGACCTCGGAGCGGTCATCGACGGGGCGAAGATGCAGCCGTTCCAGGGCCTCACGTCGTGGGCCGCGTTCCAGGCTGCGGGCGACAAGACGATCGTCATGGGCGACATGACGTTGACCGAGCCGCAGGTGAATCCCACGATGAGCGCCGCCCTCGACAACGGACTCGAGGTGACCGCCCTGCACAACCACTTCTTCTTCGACCGCCCGCACGTCTTCTTCATGCACATCGGTGGTGTGGGGACCACCGAGCAGCTGGCGACGGGGGTCCGGAAGGCCCTGGACGCCGCGAACGCGGCGCAGCGGGGAACCGGCTTCGGCGGCGTGAGCATCCCGACGAAGAGCACGATCGACCCGAAGCCGCTCGAGACGATCCTCGGCGCGTCGGCGCAGGCGAAGGACGGGATCGCGAAGTTCTCCTTCGGCCGCAAGACGTCCATGCACGGCGCCGAGGTCGGAGAGGCGATGGGCGTGAACACCTGGGCGGCGTTCGCGGGGAGCCAGCGAGCCGCGGTGGTCGACGGCGACTTCGCGATGCTCGAAGACGAGCTGCAGGATGTCCTCAAGGCGCTGCGTCACGCGAACATCAACATCGTCGCGATTCACAACCACATGACGCACGAGCAGCCGCGCATCATGTTTCTGCACTTCTGGGCGAAGGGTCCGGCCGAGGAGCTCGCGCGAGGTGTCAAATCCGCCCTCGACACGCAGAAGAAGTGA